Proteins from a single region of Manis javanica isolate MJ-LG chromosome 5, MJ_LKY, whole genome shotgun sequence:
- the CPLX1 gene encoding complexin-1 isoform X2 translates to MEFVMKQALGGATKDMGKMLGGDEEKDPDAAKKEEERQEALRQEEEERQAKYARMEAEREAMRQGIRDKYGIKKREEREAEAQAAMEADSEGSLTRPKKAIPPGCGDEPEEEDGSILDTVLKYLPGPLQDMFKK, encoded by the exons GGGCCACGAAGGACATGGGGAAGATGCTCGGGGGCGATGAGGAGAAGGACCCCGATGCGGCCAAGAAGGAGGAGGAGCGCCAGGAGGCCCTgcggcaggaggaggaggagcgccAGGCCAAGTACGCCAGGATGGAGGCGGAGCGCGAGGCCATGCGGCAGGGCATCCGAGACAAG tACGGCATCAAGAAGAGAGAGGAGCGCGAGGCTGAGGCCCAGGCCGCCATGGAGGCCGACTCGGAGGGCAGCCTGACGCGACCCAAGAAGGCCATCCCTCCGGGCTGCGGGGACGAGCCGGAGGAGGAGGACGGGAGCATCCTGGACACGGTCCTCAAGTACCTGCCGGGGCCGCTGCAGGACATGTTCAAGAAGTGA